From Verrucomicrobiia bacterium, the proteins below share one genomic window:
- a CDS encoding two-component regulator propeller domain-containing protein, with protein MLPPLRSGFAVALRRVCAAGCGVLLTGAVAAGAAPVRPGLAEYLIDTWQTSDGLPHNSVNGLAVGPDGYLWVATAGGVARFDGVQFTAYRAGETGLPDSRALALFVDHQQQLWAGVVGGCARWTNGGWRGIALAADGVPGDVRAFAEDAAGDFWFGSNTGLDRWRDGVREHFTPPRGPAEAVRSLLLQPDGTLLVLTVASLYEFRDGTFRGFDGIATATGGRELWTLGRDQHGAVWVGGNNVLLRREGDHWTPMDAGDASLDGHHVAFLAARNGDIWVATRNRGVHRWRAGHWLHLSTENGLAHDDVRALCEDAQGDIWIGSNGGGLNRLKPRHLEVLSRESGLGHHVTSALTQSPDGTVWIGTDGGGVWRYAAGAVEPFHSEPGFVPDAFVWSLCATHDGALWLGTFNQGLFRRDATGVQQYLNSHGLESTWLTALFEDRAGGVWVGTHPGGVFRFDGTNFAGVRRVDTGRHAAITAFAETHDGTIWIGTGGDGLMCWAGGQLTWLRATNGTPGNNVAALHEDAAGTLWIGSGAAGLGWLANGRFGRITRRDGLPDDAVLQIQSDAAGNLWLGGNLGLTRVSRASLDAFCAGRSPRITAVLYDRSDGLPTTQFVSEHAPLSLRAADGALWFSLASGVVRVDPAKVATQTNAPCLVIEEVQAGDQSLLPAPVRSDAVPQSVAPLAVPAGLNNLEFHYTALDLANPGKLRFMHKLEGLDADWQLAGAQRVANYRFVPPGSYHFRLRARNGEGVWTEPGVAVALRVLPHFWQTWWFRIAMFLLAAAGVAAGVRRVSLRRLQLRLARAEQERRVHQERARIAQDLHDDLGSSLTEISFLGALPRTEALSSEALRERLGAIVQRSARLTKALDQIVWAVNPANDTLSATVNYLCSRVQESLRAAAVRCRLDVADNLPEVNLRAEVRNNLLLAANEAINNAMKYAGATEIWLRVHVREGRLEVVVEDNGRGFVVAAVADAGNGLGNMRRRLREIGGDCAVQSTLGHGTSVSFRMPLPD; from the coding sequence GTGCTTCCACCGTTGCGTTCAGGATTTGCGGTCGCGCTGCGCCGCGTGTGTGCGGCCGGCTGCGGCGTGTTGCTGACCGGCGCGGTCGCCGCCGGGGCGGCACCCGTGCGCCCCGGTCTGGCGGAATACCTGATCGACACCTGGCAGACGAGTGACGGGCTGCCGCACAATTCAGTGAACGGGCTGGCCGTGGGGCCGGACGGCTACCTGTGGGTGGCCACCGCGGGCGGGGTGGCCCGGTTTGATGGGGTGCAGTTCACGGCCTATCGTGCGGGCGAAACCGGTTTGCCGGACAGCCGCGCGCTCGCCTTGTTCGTGGATCACCAGCAGCAACTTTGGGCCGGTGTCGTCGGCGGTTGTGCCCGGTGGACAAATGGGGGCTGGCGTGGCATCGCGCTGGCGGCGGACGGGGTGCCAGGTGACGTGCGCGCGTTTGCCGAGGATGCGGCCGGTGATTTTTGGTTTGGATCGAACACGGGCCTTGACCGCTGGCGCGACGGGGTGCGCGAGCATTTCACGCCGCCGCGCGGCCCGGCGGAAGCGGTTCGTTCGCTCCTGCTGCAACCGGATGGCACCCTGCTCGTGCTGACGGTGGCGAGTCTTTATGAATTTCGCGACGGCACGTTTCGCGGGTTCGACGGGATTGCCACCGCGACAGGCGGCCGGGAGCTTTGGACGCTCGGCCGCGATCAGCACGGCGCCGTGTGGGTGGGAGGCAACAACGTGCTGCTGCGGCGCGAGGGCGACCACTGGACGCCCATGGACGCCGGAGACGCCTCGCTCGACGGTCATCACGTGGCTTTCCTCGCGGCCCGCAATGGCGACATCTGGGTGGCCACGCGCAATCGCGGAGTGCACCGCTGGCGCGCCGGGCACTGGTTGCATCTCTCCACGGAAAACGGCCTGGCGCACGATGACGTGCGCGCCTTGTGCGAAGACGCGCAGGGCGACATCTGGATCGGCTCGAACGGCGGCGGCCTGAACCGGCTCAAGCCACGGCATCTTGAAGTCCTCTCCCGCGAAAGCGGACTCGGGCATCACGTGACTTCAGCCCTCACGCAAAGCCCCGATGGCACAGTGTGGATCGGCACTGACGGGGGCGGCGTCTGGCGCTATGCCGCCGGTGCAGTGGAGCCGTTCCACAGCGAACCCGGTTTCGTGCCGGATGCGTTTGTCTGGTCGTTGTGCGCCACGCACGATGGCGCATTGTGGCTGGGCACGTTCAATCAGGGCTTGTTCCGGCGCGATGCCACCGGCGTGCAACAATACTTGAACTCGCACGGCCTGGAGAGCACGTGGCTGACGGCGCTGTTTGAGGACCGGGCTGGGGGCGTGTGGGTGGGCACCCATCCGGGCGGTGTGTTTCGTTTTGATGGCACCAACTTTGCGGGCGTTCGCCGGGTGGACACCGGCCGGCATGCGGCCATCACGGCTTTCGCCGAAACGCATGACGGAACGATCTGGATCGGCACCGGCGGCGACGGTTTGATGTGCTGGGCCGGCGGACAACTGACCTGGTTGCGGGCGACCAACGGAACGCCCGGCAACAACGTCGCGGCGCTGCACGAGGATGCGGCCGGAACGCTCTGGATCGGCAGCGGCGCCGCCGGTCTGGGCTGGCTGGCCAACGGGCGTTTTGGCCGGATCACCCGTCGCGATGGCCTGCCGGATGACGCCGTTCTCCAAATTCAAAGCGATGCGGCCGGCAACCTGTGGCTGGGCGGCAATCTCGGTTTGACGCGCGTCAGCCGGGCGTCCTTGGACGCCTTTTGCGCGGGTCGCAGCCCGCGCATCACCGCCGTGCTTTACGACCGGAGCGACGGGTTGCCGACGACGCAATTCGTGTCCGAGCACGCCCCGTTGTCGCTCCGCGCCGCCGATGGGGCGCTGTGGTTTTCCCTGGCGAGCGGCGTGGTGCGGGTGGATCCGGCGAAGGTCGCGACCCAGACCAACGCTCCGTGTCTGGTCATCGAAGAGGTGCAGGCCGGGGACCAGTCCCTGCTGCCCGCACCGGTGCGCAGCGATGCCGTTCCACAGTCCGTGGCGCCGCTTGCCGTTCCCGCCGGGTTGAACAACCTGGAATTTCATTACACGGCGCTGGATCTGGCCAATCCCGGCAAGCTCCGCTTCATGCACAAGCTCGAGGGGCTGGACGCAGACTGGCAGCTCGCCGGCGCGCAACGCGTGGCCAATTACCGGTTCGTGCCGCCGGGGAGCTATCACTTCCGCCTCCGGGCGCGCAACGGAGAAGGCGTGTGGACCGAGCCGGGCGTGGCCGTCGCGTTGCGGGTGTTGCCGCATTTCTGGCAAACGTGGTGGTTCCGCATCGCGATGTTCCTGCTGGCCGCGGCGGGAGTGGCCGCCGGTGTGCGCCGGGTCTCCCTGCGCCGGCTGCAATTGCGCCTGGCGCGGGCGGAACAGGAACGGCGCGTGCATCAGGAACGGGCACGCATCGCCCAGGATTTGCATGATGATCTGGGCAGCAGCCTGACCGAGATCAGCTTTCTCGGAGCGCTGCCGCGCACGGAGGCATTGTCATCCGAGGCTTTGCGGGAGCGGCTGGGGGCAATTGTGCAACGTTCGGCGCGGCTGACCAAGGCGCTCGACCAAATTGTCTGGGCGGTGAATCCGGCCAACGACACGTTGTCGGCCACGGTCAATTATCTCTGCTCGCGCGTTCAGGAAAGCCTGCGGGCGGCGGCGGTTCGTTGCCGGCTCGACGTGGCGGACAACCTGCCCGAAGTCAACCTGCGGGCCGAGGTGCGGAACAATCTGCTGCTCGCCGCGAACGAGGCCATCAACAACGCGATGAAATACGCCGGCGCCACCGAAATCTGGCTGCGCGTGCACGTGCGCGAAGGCCGCCTGGAAGTCGTGGTGGAGGACAACGGCCGTGGGTTCGTGGTCGCGGCGGTGGCCGACGCGGGCAATGGCCTCGGGAACATGCGCCGCCGGTTGCGGGAGATTGGCGGAGACTGCGCGGTGCAAAGCACGCTGGGACATGGCACGAGCGTGAGCTTCCGCATGCCGTTGCCCGACTGA
- a CDS encoding response regulator transcription factor: protein MPRIAIVEDNRVIRESLEKLVNELPGYRCVCACDSAEDALREIPRHTPDIVMMDIHLPNMSGIQCAASLKQRFPEFQILMLTVYEDEDKIFRALQAGASGYILKRNGTDEIIEALEELRQGGAPMTSAIARKVVASFRSKPAAAAMPHLSRRETEILDCLTRGLANKEIADQLNISVATTRWHLKQIYEKLHVRSRTEAAMKFVGAQSKV, encoded by the coding sequence ATGCCCCGAATCGCCATCGTGGAAGACAATCGCGTCATTCGCGAGAGCCTGGAAAAGCTCGTCAATGAACTGCCCGGCTACCGCTGCGTGTGCGCCTGCGACAGCGCCGAGGACGCCTTGCGGGAGATTCCCCGGCACACCCCGGACATTGTGATGATGGACATCCATCTGCCGAACATGTCGGGCATCCAATGCGCGGCCAGCTTGAAGCAGCGGTTCCCCGAATTCCAAATTCTCATGCTCACGGTGTATGAGGACGAGGACAAAATCTTCCGTGCCCTGCAGGCCGGCGCGTCCGGATACATTCTCAAGCGGAATGGAACGGATGAAATCATCGAGGCGCTCGAGGAACTGCGGCAGGGCGGGGCGCCCATGACCAGCGCCATTGCCCGCAAGGTCGTCGCCTCCTTCCGCAGCAAACCCGCGGCGGCGGCGATGCCGCATTTGTCGCGGCGCGAAACCGAGATTCTCGATTGCCTGACGCGCGGGCTGGCGAACAAGGAAATCGCCGATCAACTCAACATCAGCGTTGCCACGACGCGGTGGCACCTGAAACAAATCTATGAAAAGCTTCATGTGCGCAGCCGCACGGAAGCAGCCATGAAATTCGTCGGGGCGCAGTCAAAGGTTTGA
- a CDS encoding prepilin-type N-terminal cleavage/methylation domain-containing protein produces MNRNRTRRTNHTVQGFTLIELLVVIAIIAILAAMLLPALSKAKEKAKTINCLSNVKQLALAESIYITDNQAPFAYPGASKVWLDVLADSYGKVDEVRLCPSTRIPSPLTTAGAVDRTWYWGGQSGNTNHWGSYLLNGWFYASSTGDPTRDVKVFMKESQVKQPSLAPLFGDGIWPDSWPMETDRPWPNLATGQQAGPNGANVSAGMWRLMIARHQRPSPVPTGANTASPLPGALNFSFFDGHAESVKLENLWTLYWHVDWQTPAARPR; encoded by the coding sequence ATGAACCGAAATCGAACCAGGCGAACCAATCACACCGTTCAGGGATTCACCCTCATCGAACTGCTGGTCGTCATCGCCATCATCGCCATTCTGGCGGCGATGCTGCTGCCCGCGTTGTCCAAGGCGAAGGAGAAGGCCAAAACGATCAACTGCCTCAGCAACGTCAAACAACTGGCCCTCGCGGAATCCATCTACATCACGGACAACCAGGCGCCCTTTGCCTATCCGGGCGCGAGCAAGGTCTGGCTGGATGTGCTGGCCGACAGCTACGGCAAGGTGGACGAGGTGCGGCTCTGCCCGAGCACGCGCATTCCCTCGCCCCTGACCACGGCGGGCGCGGTGGACCGGACCTGGTATTGGGGCGGCCAGTCCGGCAACACCAATCACTGGGGCAGTTATCTGCTCAATGGCTGGTTTTATGCGTCGTCCACCGGCGATCCGACCCGGGACGTCAAGGTCTTCATGAAGGAGTCCCAGGTGAAACAGCCTTCGCTCGCGCCCCTCTTCGGGGACGGCATCTGGCCGGACTCGTGGCCGATGGAAACGGACCGTCCGTGGCCGAACCTGGCGACCGGCCAGCAGGCCGGACCCAACGGCGCCAATGTCTCGGCCGGCATGTGGCGTCTCATGATCGCGCGCCACCAGCGCCCCAGTCCCGTGCCGACCGGCGCGAACACGGCCAGCCCGCTGCCGGGGGCGCTGAACTTCTCGTTCTTCGATGGGCACGCCGAATCCGTGAAGCTCGAAAACCTGTGGACGCTCTACTGGCATGTTGACTGGCAGACGCCCGCGGCTCGTCCGCGCTAA
- a CDS encoding autotransporter-associated beta strand repeat-containing protein: MKRGLITTAPRAAGSSNAVWPGLPRRVALLLAGLLPLMTLAAPPAGYYLVWSDEFNGPALDAAKWNIETGARRQAVNSAAAVSMNGSNLVITTFTSSGKHYTGLIQTSGKFNPRYGYTEASIKWSDAPGMWSAYWMWVGTMTTVGDVSVNGAEMDVCEHRRQDNGGANINNQVQANIHWDGYGADAKSAGSGNIGSGLGSGFHTYGLRWDASQYRVLIDGAQLYSTTQGHSDRSEYVILSSEVQNGSWAGDVPAGGYGDLATSTTKMTVDYVRFYAPTTTVYWAGAVSGDWTNAANWVAGRAPQPDDDVVFSYLATNNRAATLAQSCTVGSLAFLETPGSVTLAGSPLTVGSGGIDVVSAVNDPALNLPLVLGAAQTWKTRSGRTLIVNGAVSGSANLTLDGYGNVRLTAPNALTGKIFVNGGTLVITNQNELGPNPGVFTADKLTLNGGALRSGESGSAASVVLDAANRGLTLGVNGGTVLTFFNTSLAINTPIAGSGALTKGSAGTLALGAANTFTGDTRVNDGTLILQHPNALQNSTVDLNTNDTGTLNLNNQNAVLGGLTGGRDLSLAAGAVSIGNNNANTAFSGALSGGGPLTKVGTGALTLTGANTFTGPLLVSQGFLVVGNDSALGSAPQPTIVANGAEVRFATPGLNVSEPFTLVGAANGLHAVGSAGGSVRLSGAVTLTGNSTIKVDGSAPSLNLAGPVNLGNSTLTIALDGGTSSSGGGLAGSGGLFKTGAGILRLDAANTFAGDMRIAGGTLSLADANALQNSTVDLNAADAGALDLNNLNAVLGGLKGSRDLALGSGVVTVGNNGQSTTYAGTLSGSGAVTKLGEGTWTLTGNNTFTGGITVAGGTLKLANASGSATGSGAVLVQAGGTFAGNGSASGAVTVYGTLAPGDGVGASTTGAETWSGGGRYAWELNDASRDGDTLTVNGSLNVTATPASRFVIKVISLAGSVPGPAAGFDNQTAYTWTLANVIGGVTGFDPSAFTVDPSAFSNDLGGGAFTVETAGSAVVLKFHPNTGAPKFTSGAAASGAFELQAQGVPGKSYFLQMATNFVPPVTWSTVTNLTADGQGEVRFTDPDTAGAAQRFYRLATP; this comes from the coding sequence GTGAAACGAGGTTTAATCACCACCGCCCCACGGGCCGCCGGAAGTTCAAACGCCGTTTGGCCCGGGCTGCCGCGGCGCGTGGCCTTGCTGCTGGCCGGCTTGCTCCCGTTGATGACCTTGGCCGCGCCGCCGGCAGGCTATTACCTCGTCTGGTCCGATGAGTTCAACGGTCCGGCGCTGGACGCCGCCAAGTGGAACATCGAAACCGGCGCGCGCCGGCAGGCGGTCAACTCGGCGGCCGCCGTTTCAATGAACGGCAGCAATCTTGTCATCACCACGTTCACCAGCAGCGGCAAACATTACACGGGATTGATTCAAACTTCCGGCAAGTTCAACCCGCGTTACGGCTACACCGAGGCGAGCATCAAGTGGAGCGATGCTCCCGGCATGTGGTCGGCGTATTGGATGTGGGTTGGCACCATGACCACCGTCGGCGACGTGTCCGTCAACGGCGCGGAGATGGACGTGTGCGAACATCGGCGCCAGGACAACGGCGGCGCAAATATCAACAATCAGGTGCAGGCGAACATTCATTGGGACGGCTACGGGGCCGACGCCAAAAGCGCGGGCAGCGGCAACATTGGCAGCGGCTTGGGCAGCGGCTTTCACACCTATGGCCTGCGCTGGGATGCGTCCCAATATCGCGTTTTGATTGATGGTGCCCAGCTTTACAGCACCACGCAGGGACACTCCGACCGGTCCGAATACGTCATCCTGAGTTCCGAAGTGCAGAATGGTTCGTGGGCGGGCGATGTGCCAGCGGGCGGTTACGGCGACCTTGCCACCAGCACCACCAAAATGACCGTGGACTACGTCCGGTTTTATGCGCCCACCACCACGGTTTATTGGGCGGGCGCGGTTTCCGGCGATTGGACCAACGCGGCCAACTGGGTGGCGGGCCGTGCCCCGCAGCCGGACGACGACGTGGTGTTTTCCTATCTCGCCACCAACAACCGGGCCGCCACGCTGGCGCAGAGTTGCACCGTCGGCAGCCTGGCGTTTCTCGAGACGCCCGGCAGCGTGACGCTCGCGGGCAGTCCGCTTACCGTCGGGAGCGGCGGCATTGACGTGGTGTCCGCCGTCAACGATCCAGCGCTCAACCTGCCGCTCGTCCTCGGCGCCGCGCAAACCTGGAAGACGCGTTCTGGTCGCACGCTGATTGTCAACGGCGCGGTCAGCGGTTCGGCCAACCTCACGCTGGATGGCTACGGCAACGTGCGCCTGACCGCGCCCAATGCGCTCACCGGTAAAATTTTCGTCAATGGCGGCACGCTCGTCATCACCAACCAAAATGAGCTCGGGCCGAATCCGGGTGTTTTTACGGCGGACAAACTGACACTCAACGGCGGCGCGTTGCGCAGCGGCGAATCCGGCAGCGCGGCCAGCGTGGTCCTCGACGCCGCCAATCGCGGACTCACGCTGGGCGTCAACGGTGGCACCGTGCTGACGTTCTTCAACACGTCGCTGGCGATCAACACGCCCATCGCCGGTTCCGGCGCGCTGACCAAAGGCAGCGCCGGCACGCTGGCGCTCGGCGCGGCCAACACGTTCACCGGCGACACGCGCGTGAACGACGGCACGCTGATTTTGCAGCACCCCAACGCCCTGCAAAATTCCACCGTGGACCTGAACACCAACGACACCGGCACGCTGAATTTGAACAACCAGAATGCCGTGCTTGGCGGACTCACCGGCGGACGTGATCTCTCGCTGGCGGCGGGCGCGGTGAGCATCGGCAACAACAACGCGAATACCGCCTTTTCCGGGGCGTTGAGCGGCGGCGGACCATTGACCAAGGTGGGCACCGGCGCATTGACGTTGACCGGCGCCAACACGTTCACCGGACCCCTGCTCGTCAGCCAGGGCTTCCTCGTGGTGGGCAATGACAGCGCGCTCGGTTCGGCACCGCAACCGACGATTGTGGCGAACGGAGCCGAAGTGCGCTTTGCTACGCCCGGCCTGAACGTGTCCGAGCCGTTCACCCTGGTCGGCGCCGCGAACGGACTGCACGCGGTCGGCAGCGCGGGCGGCAGCGTGAGGTTGTCCGGGGCGGTGACGCTCACTGGCAATTCAACCATAAAGGTGGACGGCAGCGCGCCATCGTTGAATCTCGCCGGTCCGGTCAATCTGGGCAATTCCACGCTGACCATCGCGCTCGACGGCGGCACGAGCAGCTCGGGTGGCGGCCTCGCCGGCTCCGGCGGTTTGTTCAAGACGGGCGCGGGCATTTTGCGTTTGGACGCGGCCAATACGTTTGCCGGCGACATGCGAATTGCCGGCGGCACGCTGAGTCTTGCTGATGCGAATGCGTTGCAAAATTCGACCGTGGATTTGAATGCCGCCGATGCGGGCGCGCTGGATTTGAATAATTTGAACGCCGTGCTCGGCGGTTTGAAAGGCTCGCGCGACCTGGCGCTCGGCAGTGGCGTCGTGACCGTCGGCAACAATGGCCAAAGCACCACTTACGCGGGAACGCTCAGTGGCAGCGGCGCCGTCACCAAACTCGGCGAGGGCACCTGGACGCTGACCGGCAACAACACGTTTACGGGTGGCATCACGGTGGCCGGCGGAACTTTAAAACTGGCGAATGCCTCGGGCAGCGCCACCGGCTCGGGTGCGGTGCTTGTTCAAGCCGGAGGAACGTTCGCCGGCAATGGCAGCGCCAGTGGCGCGGTCACGGTCTACGGCACGCTGGCGCCAGGCGATGGGGTGGGCGCCTCGACCACCGGTGCGGAAACGTGGAGTGGCGGCGGGCGCTACGCCTGGGAACTGAATGACGCCAGTCGCGACGGCGATACGTTGACCGTGAACGGTTCGTTGAATGTCACCGCCACGCCGGCCAGCCGGTTTGTCATCAAAGTCATTTCACTCGCCGGCAGCGTGCCCGGACCGGCGGCGGGATTTGACAATCAAACGGCCTACACGTGGACGCTGGCGAACGTCATCGGCGGCGTGACCGGGTTTGATCCGAGCGCGTTCACCGTTGACCCGAGTGCCTTCAGCAACGATTTGGGCGGCGGGGCGTTCACCGTGGAAACCGCGGGCAGCGCGGTCGTGCTCAAATTTCATCCGAACACCGGCGCGCCGAAATTCACCAGTGGCGCGGCGGCGAGCGGCGCGTTTGAATTGCAGGCGCAAGGTGTGCCGGGCAAAAGCTATTTTCTGCAAATGGCCACCAACTTCGTTCCGCCCGTGACGTGGAGCACCGTCACGAATCTGACGGCGGATGGGCAGGGCGAAGTCCGGTTCACCGACCCAGACACCGCCGGCGCCGCGCAGCGGTTTTACCGGCTGGCAACACCGTGA
- a CDS encoding alpha/beta hydrolase — translation MRISKLGIFMAQILCGGCVLLAGGLAHAQTANPTVVPLWPDGPAEGRDWHEAELMDDRGNAESHDRRYRNITQPDVEIFHAAHPNGTGVLIMPGGGYYYVVMDKEGRDVARWFNSIGVTAFVLKYRLPNTTAHRFGAEIPLRDAQRALRLVRRHAREWEVLPDRIGTIGFSAGGHLASTLGTHFDAGDSTAADPVERVSCRPDFLMLGYPVISMEAGITHAGSRHELLGTNPPSELVQRFSNELQVTTNTPPVFLFCATDDAVVKVDNSLRFYNAARAAQVPAELHLLEKGGHGFGLRANNRAGVSWPPLAESWLRERGFLPAQP, via the coding sequence ATGCGAATTTCAAAGCTCGGTATATTCATGGCGCAAATTTTGTGCGGCGGCTGCGTGCTGCTGGCCGGCGGCCTTGCGCACGCCCAGACGGCAAACCCAACGGTGGTTCCGCTTTGGCCGGATGGACCGGCGGAAGGCCGGGACTGGCACGAAGCGGAGCTGATGGATGATCGCGGCAATGCGGAATCCCACGACCGCCGGTATCGCAACATCACGCAGCCGGACGTCGAAATTTTTCACGCGGCGCACCCGAACGGCACCGGCGTGCTGATCATGCCCGGCGGCGGCTATTATTACGTGGTCATGGACAAGGAAGGCCGCGATGTCGCGCGCTGGTTCAATTCGATTGGCGTGACGGCTTTCGTCCTGAAGTATCGGCTGCCGAACACCACCGCGCACCGGTTTGGAGCGGAAATTCCGCTGCGCGACGCCCAGCGCGCCTTGCGTTTGGTGCGCCGTCATGCCCGTGAATGGGAGGTGCTGCCCGATCGCATTGGCACGATTGGTTTTAGCGCGGGCGGACATCTGGCGTCCACGCTTGGCACGCACTTTGACGCCGGCGATTCGACTGCGGCAGACCCGGTGGAGCGCGTCAGTTGCCGGCCGGATTTTCTGATGCTGGGCTACCCGGTGATTTCCATGGAGGCCGGAATCACACACGCGGGTTCGCGTCATGAATTGCTCGGGACGAATCCGCCCAGCGAGCTCGTGCAGCGCTTTTCCAACGAATTGCAGGTCACGACCAACACGCCGCCGGTGTTCCTCTTTTGCGCCACGGACGACGCGGTGGTGAAGGTGGACAACAGCCTGCGTTTTTACAACGCGGCCCGGGCGGCGCAGGTGCCGGCCGAATTGCACCTCCTTGAAAAGGGCGGACACGGCTTTGGCCTGCGCGCGAACAACCGCGCCGGGGTCAGTTGGCCGCCGCTGGCTGAATCCTGGCTGCGCGAACGCGGTTTTTTGCCGGCCCAACCATGA
- a CDS encoding sulfatase, whose amino-acid sequence MALGLVCLAGGSRMAASAATNERPNIVFILADDLAWNDLGCTGGRLWDTPNLDRLAAQSLRFTEAYAPAPICSASRAALLTGRSPARLHLEFVTKGKGVTVKAAGLPLRPPPFTELSLGETTYATVLDRAGIHTGFFGKWHVAQHYQRYLGWSPTRGPRQFGFEEAIEDFGGHTYGALADAPVEGPTNVPPGEFPDDSMTDKAIAFLEANRARPFCLTISHFFVHEPVKAPARWLFEKYQRRYGDGNPKHAAYGAFVETLDHHIGRVLAALDRLNLSRNTVVVFTSDNGGAPGYAALAPLRGCKWSLYEAGVRVPLMVRWPGVVRAGSRCDTPVIGTDLFPTFAEIEQASLDPGIALDGQSLLPLLRGEPAGHFADRDMFWHFPYYTPEPPKRGVRRPVGINPPPDTLFKPASAIRHGGWVLVHDYETDRDELYDLTADPGEQHDVAAVHPEEAQTLRTRLMNYLRSVQARLPEPNPGEKR is encoded by the coding sequence TTGGCCCTGGGCTTGGTCTGTCTGGCGGGCGGGTCGCGGATGGCCGCGTCGGCGGCGACCAACGAGCGTCCGAACATCGTGTTCATTCTCGCCGACGATCTGGCGTGGAACGATCTCGGCTGCACGGGCGGCCGGCTTTGGGACACGCCCAATTTGGACCGGCTGGCCGCGCAGAGCCTGCGCTTCACGGAGGCTTACGCACCCGCGCCGATTTGCTCCGCGTCCCGCGCGGCGCTGCTCACGGGCCGGTCGCCCGCGCGATTGCACCTGGAGTTTGTGACAAAGGGGAAGGGCGTGACGGTGAAGGCGGCCGGACTGCCGCTGCGGCCGCCGCCGTTCACGGAATTGTCGCTCGGCGAAACCACTTACGCCACGGTGCTCGATCGGGCGGGCATTCACACCGGGTTCTTCGGCAAATGGCACGTGGCGCAACATTACCAGCGTTACCTCGGCTGGAGTCCCACGCGCGGTCCGCGACAATTCGGTTTTGAAGAAGCGATTGAAGATTTTGGCGGACACACTTATGGCGCGCTGGCCGATGCGCCGGTCGAGGGACCGACGAACGTGCCGCCGGGCGAGTTCCCCGATGATTCCATGACGGACAAGGCCATCGCTTTTCTGGAAGCCAATCGCGCGCGGCCGTTTTGCCTGACGATTTCGCACTTCTTTGTGCATGAGCCGGTGAAAGCGCCGGCGCGGTGGCTGTTTGAAAAGTATCAGCGAAGATACGGCGACGGTAACCCGAAGCATGCGGCTTACGGCGCGTTCGTCGAAACGCTGGATCACCACATCGGCCGTGTGCTGGCCGCGCTCGATCGGTTGAATTTGAGCCGCAACACCGTGGTGGTGTTTACGTCCGACAACGGCGGCGCCCCGGGCTACGCTGCGCTCGCGCCGTTGCGCGGCTGCAAGTGGTCGCTTTACGAGGCGGGCGTGCGCGTGCCGCTGATGGTGCGCTGGCCGGGCGTGGTGCGGGCAGGCAGCCGGTGCGACACGCCGGTGATCGGCACCGACCTGTTCCCGACCTTCGCCGAGATCGAGCAGGCGAGCCTGGACCCGGGCATCGCGCTCGACGGCCAAAGCCTGTTGCCATTGCTGCGCGGCGAACCGGCCGGTCATTTCGCGGATCGGGACATGTTCTGGCATTTTCCGTATTACACGCCCGAACCGCCGAAGCGCGGCGTGCGACGGCCGGTGGGAATCAATCCGCCGCCCGATACGTTGTTCAAGCCCGCCTCCGCGATCCGGCACGGCGGCTGGGTGCTCGTGCATGATTACGAAACCGATCGGGACGAGCTTTATGATCTGACTGCGGACCCGGGCGAGCAACACGACGTGGCCGCCGTGCATCCGGAAGAAGCGCAGACGCTGCGCACGCGGTTGATGAATTATTTGCGCTCGGTGCAGGCGCGCCTGCCGGAGCCCAATCCGGGGGAGAAGCGGTGA